In Desulfomonilia bacterium, one genomic interval encodes:
- a CDS encoding 3-keto-5-aminohexanoate cleavage protein yields MEKLIITATTANSWIHPDVRNWSDNDEDLIKDAIECAEAGASILHVHLPRSPQATYIVDKIRAKTDAIIQAGMSSFPIEERQTDFDCKPDMMSIILNHHAEEFTAVTVDKLHPLTELEAYALKCKEYSIKPEWEVWHTGSYWNLNWLFKKGLLNPPHIITMFFGWPGGTWCPPEVESYQYLMRFKPDGCLHTVSTMGEEQTKMAALAISTGGNIRIGTEDNPFMEDGRPAKNNAELIERAVWLSKKMGRPVANAAEARKITGISK; encoded by the coding sequence ATGGAAAAGCTCATCATTACGGCTACAACGGCAAATTCATGGATTCACCCTGATGTCAGGAACTGGTCCGACAACGATGAGGACCTTATAAAAGACGCCATAGAATGCGCAGAGGCAGGCGCTTCCATTCTGCATGTCCATCTGCCAAGAAGTCCTCAGGCTACATACATCGTCGATAAGATACGCGCCAAGACCGACGCCATCATTCAGGCCGGCATGTCCAGCTTTCCCATAGAAGAGCGCCAGACCGATTTTGACTGCAAACCGGATATGATGTCCATCATACTCAATCATCATGCCGAGGAATTTACGGCGGTCACGGTCGACAAGCTTCACCCTTTGACCGAACTCGAGGCATATGCTCTCAAATGCAAGGAATATAGCATCAAACCTGAATGGGAAGTATGGCATACAGGGTCCTACTGGAACTTGAACTGGCTTTTTAAAAAAGGCCTTCTCAACCCCCCGCACATCATAACAATGTTCTTCGGCTGGCCCGGAGGTACATGGTGTCCGCCCGAGGTCGAAAGCTATCAGTACCTTATGCGATTCAAGCCCGATGGCTGCCTGCATACCGTCAGTACAATGGGCGAAGAACAGACCAAGATGGCTGCGCTAGCAATAAGCACGGGGGGCAATATCCGGATCGGCACCGAAGACAACCCCTTCATGGAAGATGGCCGTCCTGCGAAAAACAACGCCGAGCTCATCGAAAGGGCGGTCTGGCTGTCTAAAAAGATGGGAAGACCTGTAGCAAATGCAGCAGAAGCAAGAAAGATAACGGGTATATCGAAATGA
- a CDS encoding DMT family transporter, producing MHKGYILGVVLAILSGVLNQFGQLLQKKAVNNLPEEIRKSKFMRTLLRNPMWITGLVMSIGAGTACFMIAQDYIGPALVPGLMASGLIVLALGSVWMNGESLDTFEITGIFLMIIGITLLGFSRLEINGETVIASLETNSALMRIAVFSLSLTTLWVIFHFISLKSGGRKGIVMGFSNGFPFAISNLWIAPLVAVIFLVLEGKGSTSQIVIFITASIILVGTNVIGMWQTQECFRYGQASNIIPVQQVPVQIAPVLVYFYVFALRAPDSASVAYMLSGVLLIIISGFLLGRRQEEAAAETDIIQETGE from the coding sequence ATGCATAAGGGTTACATATTAGGAGTAGTCCTTGCAATATTGAGCGGTGTCCTCAACCAATTCGGACAGCTTTTGCAGAAAAAGGCCGTGAACAACCTGCCTGAGGAGATCAGGAAATCAAAATTCATGAGGACTCTGCTCAGGAATCCCATGTGGATCACCGGACTGGTGATGTCTATCGGAGCGGGAACCGCCTGTTTCATGATCGCGCAGGATTACATCGGGCCTGCTCTGGTGCCGGGTCTTATGGCGTCAGGGCTTATCGTGCTGGCGCTGGGTTCGGTCTGGATGAACGGTGAAAGTCTTGATACATTCGAGATCACCGGGATTTTTCTCATGATTATCGGCATCACCCTTCTCGGTTTCAGCAGGCTTGAGATAAATGGTGAAACGGTCATTGCGAGCCTTGAAACAAATTCGGCGCTCATGCGTATTGCAGTTTTCAGCCTGAGCCTTACCACGCTCTGGGTCATATTTCATTTCATATCGCTTAAGTCAGGAGGAAGGAAGGGCATTGTAATGGGTTTTTCAAACGGCTTTCCGTTCGCCATTTCAAACCTCTGGATAGCCCCGCTTGTAGCCGTTATATTCCTGGTGCTCGAAGGCAAGGGTTCGACTTCTCAGATAGTAATCTTTATAACGGCAAGCATCATCCTTGTAGGAACAAATGTAATAGGCATGTGGCAGACCCAGGAATGTTTCCGCTACGGACAGGCCAGCAATATCATACCTGTCCAGCAGGTCCCTGTTCAGATCGCACCCGTGCTTGTATATTTCTATGTATTTGCGCTCAGAGCGCCCGATTCCGCATCTGTCGCATATATGCTCTCAGGCGTTTTGCTTATTATAATCAGCGGGTTCCTGCTCGGGCGGAGGCAGGAAGAGGCGGCTGCAGAAACAGATATTATCCAGGAAACAGGAGAATAA
- a CDS encoding sugar kinase yields MLKIKSAETCTFDEVSLGEVMLRLDPGEGRIHTTRSFRVWEGGGEYNVARGLRRCFGMRTAVVTAFAENAVGRLIEDFILQGGVDTRFIKWIPFDGVGRNVRNGLNFTERGFGIRGALGVSDRGNSATAQMKKGDIDFENIFGTMGVRWLHTGGIFAALSDTTAGVIEEAFNAAKKHGTIISYDLNYRPSLWKSIGGKDAAQKVNRQLAKYVDVMIGNEEDFTACLGFKVEGVDEGLSALDTAGYKKMIDDVVKEFPDIKVVATTLRTVKSASVNDWGAICWAEGKFYEAQHRENLEIMDRVGGGDSFASGLIYGLMTKGDPAYAVECGAAHGALAMTTPGDTSMATLAEVEKIMKGGGARVER; encoded by the coding sequence ATGTTGAAAATAAAATCCGCAGAGACGTGTACATTTGATGAGGTATCGCTGGGTGAGGTCATGCTCAGGCTTGACCCTGGCGAAGGCCGGATTCATACGACCCGCAGTTTCAGGGTCTGGGAAGGAGGCGGCGAATATAATGTGGCACGCGGCCTCAGACGCTGTTTCGGAATGCGCACTGCCGTTGTCACCGCGTTTGCTGAAAATGCCGTTGGACGTCTCATTGAAGACTTCATCCTCCAGGGCGGTGTGGATACCCGCTTCATCAAATGGATACCCTTTGATGGAGTCGGCCGCAATGTCAGGAACGGGCTTAACTTCACCGAGCGGGGCTTCGGGATAAGAGGTGCTTTGGGTGTTTCCGACAGGGGAAATTCCGCTACAGCCCAGATGAAAAAAGGCGACATTGATTTTGAAAACATCTTCGGCACGATGGGTGTTCGCTGGCTGCATACGGGCGGCATCTTTGCCGCACTTTCGGACACGACGGCAGGTGTTATCGAGGAGGCCTTCAATGCCGCTAAAAAGCACGGCACTATAATTTCATATGACCTAAACTACCGGCCGTCTTTATGGAAATCCATCGGCGGAAAAGATGCTGCACAGAAGGTGAATCGGCAGCTGGCAAAATATGTGGACGTGATGATAGGCAATGAAGAGGATTTCACGGCCTGCCTCGGCTTCAAGGTAGAAGGCGTGGATGAGGGTCTTTCTGCACTTGATACTGCAGGATACAAAAAAATGATCGATGATGTCGTAAAGGAATTCCCTGATATCAAGGTTGTGGCGACCACACTGCGCACAGTGAAGTCGGCGAGTGTCAATGACTGGGGTGCTATATGCTGGGCAGAAGGTAAGTTCTATGAGGCACAGCATAGAGAAAACCTTGAAATCATGGACCGGGTCGGAGGCGGCGACAGCTTTGCCTCCGGGCTCATCTACGGCCTCATGACCAAGGGAGACCCGGCCTATGCCGTCGAATGCGGTGCTGCCCACGGGGCGCTGGCAATGACCACTCCCGGCGACACCTCTATGGCAACGCTGGCAGAGGTAGAGAAGATAATGAAGGGGGGAGGGGCAAGGGTCGAAAGGTAA
- the eda gene encoding bifunctional 4-hydroxy-2-oxoglutarate aldolase/2-dehydro-3-deoxy-phosphogluconate aldolase: MNDVLAVIGKFRILPIVAIKNAKDAIPLADALIAGGLPLVEVTFRTDAAEEAIRAIAARGDMLVGAGTVITVNQAEKAIAAGAQFLVSPGFDAEIVRFSLEKGIPITPGICTPSEVMAAMKLGLTTLKFFPAEAYGGLKTLKAISAPLASVKFIPTGGVNTKNLAEYLAFPKVLACGGTWLATSEMIEQERFEEITGFCEEAVLIAATV; the protein is encoded by the coding sequence ATGAATGATGTTCTTGCAGTTATTGGAAAATTCAGAATCCTTCCGATTGTGGCAATAAAAAATGCAAAAGATGCCATCCCTCTTGCGGATGCGCTTATTGCCGGCGGGCTGCCTCTGGTCGAGGTCACGTTCAGGACCGATGCTGCAGAAGAGGCGATCAGAGCAATTGCCGCAAGAGGCGACATGCTTGTTGGTGCGGGAACAGTCATCACCGTGAATCAGGCCGAAAAAGCGATCGCAGCAGGGGCACAATTCCTGGTCTCCCCCGGGTTTGACGCTGAAATCGTCAGGTTCTCACTTGAGAAGGGAATCCCCATTACTCCCGGAATATGCACGCCCAGCGAAGTGATGGCCGCAATGAAACTTGGGCTGACCACGCTTAAGTTCTTCCCGGCCGAAGCCTATGGAGGACTCAAGACCTTAAAGGCCATCAGCGCCCCGCTCGCTTCGGTCAAATTCATCCCGACAGGCGGTGTGAACACAAAGAACCTTGCCGAATATCTTGCCTTCCCCAAGGTGCTTGCCTGCGGCGGCACATGGCTTGCGACTTCCGAGATGATAGAACAGGAAAGGTTTGAAGAAATAACCGGTTTTTGCGAAGAGGCCGTCCTTATTGCGGCAACTGTTTAA
- the rplM gene encoding 50S ribosomal protein L13, translated as MKTFIAKKEEAERNWVLIDAADKVVGKVAVEIASILRGKNKPVFTPHVDTGDFVVVINAEKVKLTGNKLEQKTYYRHSGYMGGIKAASAKSIMAKNPEEILKHAVRGMLPKNSLGKSMFKKLKVYTGSNHPHEAQMPKAINL; from the coding sequence ATGAAGACGTTTATAGCAAAAAAGGAAGAGGCCGAAAGAAACTGGGTCCTAATTGATGCCGCCGATAAGGTGGTAGGCAAGGTTGCGGTTGAGATAGCCTCCATTCTCCGCGGAAAAAACAAACCGGTTTTTACCCCGCATGTAGATACCGGTGATTTTGTAGTTGTCATCAATGCGGAGAAGGTAAAGCTGACCGGAAACAAGCTCGAGCAGAAGACATATTACCGCCATAGCGGTTATATGGGCGGAATCAAAGCGGCTTCGGCTAAAAGCATTATGGCGAAAAATCCCGAAGAAATACTGAAGCATGCGGTAAGAGGCATGCTGCCAAAAAACAGCCTCGGCAAATCCATGTTCAAGAAACTGAAGGTTTATACAGGCTCCAACCATCCGCACGAGGCCCAGATGCCAAAAGCGATTAATCTGTAA
- the rpsI gene encoding 30S ribosomal protein S9: MAQIQKIYATGRRKNAAARVWIKPGKGLFTVNGRAIDEYFDRESLKLIALQAYDVTQTSGQFDTYATVAGGGISGQAGAVRHGISRALSEFDPEKLKPALKAAGFLTRDPRMVERKKYGLHKARKRPQYSKR, encoded by the coding sequence ATGGCACAGATACAGAAAATATACGCAACGGGAAGAAGGAAGAATGCAGCAGCCCGCGTGTGGATCAAGCCGGGAAAAGGCTTGTTTACAGTCAATGGCAGGGCGATTGACGAGTATTTCGACAGGGAATCGTTAAAGCTGATCGCACTGCAGGCTTATGATGTTACGCAGACCTCCGGACAGTTCGATACATATGCGACAGTTGCCGGCGGCGGAATATCAGGCCAGGCAGGCGCTGTCCGCCACGGAATTTCAAGGGCACTTTCCGAATTCGACCCTGAAAAGCTCAAGCCTGCACTCAAGGCGGCGGGTTTCCTTACACGCGACCCCAGAATGGTCGAAAGAAAGAAATACGGTCTGCACAAGGCGAGAAAGAGACCTCAGTACTCCAAGAGGTAG
- the amrB gene encoding AmmeMemoRadiSam system protein B: MEDNIRKTAIAGSWYPGTPEVLTRDIRKYLDNASISPSVKKPAVIICPHAGYMYSGPVAGYAYKAVSGHRYKNVVVISPSHKAFFPFVSVWAMGGFETPLGRIDIDTELCSSLMNSSRYIRDERSPHVTEHALEIQLPFLKHVLGEFSLCPLIMGEQSLPMCRELSEALEKAIPDPEETLVVASSDLSHFHHAERAHVMDKNLAKLISGYDIEGLSDAIDSGRSEACGGGPIMAAMLYAKAKGRTDVNVLKYATSADITGDRSSVVGYLSAVIS, translated from the coding sequence ATGGAAGATAATATAAGAAAAACTGCCATTGCAGGGTCATGGTACCCGGGGACTCCGGAAGTGCTTACAAGGGATATAAGGAAATATTTGGATAATGCCAGTATAAGTCCGTCAGTAAAAAAACCTGCAGTAATCATATGTCCCCATGCAGGGTACATGTACTCAGGGCCTGTCGCCGGGTATGCCTACAAGGCCGTATCAGGCCATAGGTATAAAAATGTTGTGGTAATAAGCCCGTCGCACAAGGCATTTTTCCCGTTTGTCTCTGTCTGGGCGATGGGCGGCTTCGAGACGCCTCTGGGAAGGATTGACATAGATACAGAACTTTGCAGTTCGCTCATGAATTCTTCACGGTATATCCGTGATGAAAGATCTCCTCATGTTACAGAGCACGCACTGGAAATCCAGCTGCCTTTCCTCAAGCATGTTCTAGGAGAGTTCAGCTTGTGTCCCCTGATTATGGGAGAGCAGTCTCTACCAATGTGCAGGGAACTTTCAGAAGCTCTCGAAAAGGCTATTCCGGACCCTGAAGAAACGCTTGTTGTAGCAAGCTCCGACCTTTCGCACTTCCATCATGCCGAACGCGCTCACGTAATGGACAAAAATTTGGCAAAACTTATCAGCGGGTATGATATCGAAGGCTTAAGCGATGCAATTGATTCGGGCAGGAGTGAAGCATGCGGCGGGGGCCCGATCATGGCCGCCATGCTTTATGCAAAGGCAAAAGGAAGGACGGACGTTAACGTCCTGAAATATGCAACATCCGCCGATATAACCGGCGACAGGTCTTCTGTAGTGGGTTATCTTTCAGCGGTCATTTCATAG
- a CDS encoding homocysteine S-methyltransferase family protein produces the protein MDKKNAINELIKKKVVILDGSNGVLLQSRGMPAGVCPEAWGLENPGELKRVHSEYVKAGADVIYTFTFGGSRPKLKQYGITDVYNTNKKLAEIARSAIGNDIFVAGDIAPTGLFVEPFGSLLFEDAVDIFKEQAQGLIDGGVDLFVIETMLDIQEARAALIAVKELTDAFTIVTMTYEPGGKTLGGTDPVTALITLQALGADAVGCNCSSGPEQMLPIIAMMKPFAKVPLVAKPNAGLPKLVNGKTVFDMDASEFGSFGRAFTEAGINMLGGCCGTTPEHIKAVAEAEKDTVPRPPLINAISALSSARSHIILDNERPVAIIGERINPTGKKMLQAELKQGSLSMVRQFAREQNDAGADLLDVNVGVPGIDEPAVMKSVVGLLSSITDLPLVIDSSKPEAIEAALRLYPGRALINSISGEEAKIRALLPVAAKYGAMFILLPLTDSGIPRTLDDRKAVVEAIFGEAQSYGFTKDDIVVDALTMTVSAEQDAPRVTLDTIEWCTDVYHVRTLLGLSNVSFGLPERRWINASFLAMAVSRGLSMAIANPSSEELMAIKLSSDVLTGRDKGARFYISRYASSRNNVPEKADVLSPSRQVARAILDGDRDDVAMFIEKALSAGSDAGSLVNDVMIPAIRQVGDLYEKGTYFLPQLIASAETMQKGFAFLEPMLDQASNASKGRILMATVKGDIHDIGKNIVVLLLRNNGFEVIDLGKDIPSEAIIKAINEYRPDIVGLSALMTTTMTVMKEVIELARDRGIICPFMVGGAVVTAEYAASINAAYAKDGVEAVKVAEGLIRQVTSS, from the coding sequence ATGGACAAAAAGAATGCAATTAATGAACTGATCAAAAAGAAAGTCGTCATACTTGACGGTTCAAACGGTGTCCTTCTTCAATCAAGAGGTATGCCGGCAGGGGTCTGTCCCGAGGCATGGGGGCTTGAAAATCCCGGAGAATTGAAAAGGGTTCACTCAGAATATGTCAAAGCAGGCGCCGATGTCATTTATACATTTACCTTCGGGGGAAGCAGACCTAAACTGAAGCAATACGGCATAACCGATGTATATAATACAAATAAGAAACTGGCGGAGATTGCCAGGAGCGCCATCGGCAACGATATTTTCGTAGCCGGCGACATCGCCCCGACCGGCCTGTTTGTGGAACCATTCGGCAGCCTTCTTTTCGAAGATGCAGTGGATATATTCAAGGAGCAGGCTCAAGGTCTTATTGACGGCGGCGTTGACCTTTTTGTTATCGAAACCATGTTGGACATACAGGAGGCAAGGGCAGCGCTTATTGCTGTAAAAGAGCTCACCGACGCCTTTACGATAGTGACCATGACCTATGAACCGGGCGGAAAGACCCTGGGCGGAACAGATCCTGTTACTGCACTGATAACCCTTCAGGCCCTTGGCGCCGATGCAGTCGGATGCAATTGCTCATCCGGTCCGGAGCAGATGCTTCCGATAATCGCCATGATGAAGCCTTTCGCCAAGGTGCCCCTTGTGGCTAAACCCAATGCGGGTTTGCCGAAATTGGTTAACGGCAAGACCGTTTTCGACATGGATGCGTCCGAGTTCGGGTCATTCGGAAGGGCCTTTACCGAGGCAGGCATCAATATGCTGGGAGGCTGCTGCGGCACGACCCCTGAACATATAAAGGCTGTTGCGGAGGCTGAAAAGGATACGGTTCCCAGACCTCCTCTCATTAATGCTATTTCTGCGCTCAGTTCGGCCAGGTCCCATATAATACTTGATAATGAAAGACCGGTTGCCATCATCGGTGAGCGCATCAACCCTACAGGGAAAAAGATGCTGCAGGCCGAATTGAAGCAGGGCAGTCTCAGCATGGTTCGGCAGTTTGCCCGTGAACAGAATGATGCCGGAGCAGACCTTCTCGATGTCAATGTAGGCGTCCCGGGGATTGATGAACCTGCCGTCATGAAATCGGTGGTAGGGCTGCTTTCATCCATCACTGACCTGCCGCTTGTAATTGACAGCTCGAAACCCGAGGCAATCGAAGCTGCATTAAGGCTTTATCCGGGCAGGGCCCTGATAAATTCGATTTCAGGTGAAGAGGCCAAGATCAGGGCGTTACTACCCGTGGCGGCGAAATACGGGGCCATGTTCATACTGCTGCCGCTCACCGACAGCGGTATCCCGAGGACGCTTGATGATAGAAAAGCGGTTGTGGAAGCTATCTTCGGCGAGGCACAGTCTTATGGGTTCACAAAAGATGATATCGTTGTTGATGCCCTCACCATGACCGTCTCGGCAGAGCAGGATGCTCCCAGGGTGACTCTCGATACAATAGAATGGTGTACTGATGTTTATCATGTCCGTACCTTGCTGGGGCTGTCAAATGTCTCGTTCGGCCTGCCCGAGCGCAGGTGGATAAATGCATCATTTCTTGCAATGGCCGTTTCCAGGGGCTTGAGCATGGCGATTGCAAATCCGTCAAGTGAAGAGCTGATGGCGATTAAGCTTTCTTCTGATGTCCTGACCGGGCGCGACAAAGGGGCCAGGTTCTACATATCCAGATATGCCTCTTCCCGGAACAATGTACCTGAGAAGGCCGACGTTCTGTCCCCTTCCCGTCAGGTGGCCAGGGCTATTCTGGACGGCGACAGGGATGATGTGGCAATGTTTATTGAAAAGGCGCTTTCAGCAGGGTCTGATGCAGGCAGTCTTGTAAACGATGTCATGATCCCTGCAATCAGACAGGTTGGCGACCTGTACGAAAAGGGCACATATTTTCTGCCTCAGCTTATCGCCAGCGCCGAAACCATGCAGAAGGGATTTGCCTTTCTTGAACCCATGCTTGATCAGGCATCAAACGCCAGTAAAGGCCGTATTCTCATGGCGACCGTAAAGGGAGACATACACGACATCGGAAAGAATATTGTCGTTCTTCTGCTCAGAAACAACGGGTTTGAGGTGATTGACCTGGGCAAGGATATTCCGAGTGAGGCTATCATCAAGGCGATAAATGAATACAGGCCTGATATTGTAGGCTTATCTGCATTGATGACCACCACCATGACAGTAATGAAAGAAGTCATTGAGCTTGCTCGTGACCGGGGTATTATCTGTCCGTTCATGGTTGGTGGTGCGGTTGTGACAGCCGAATATGCCGCATCAATCAATGCGGCATATGCAAAAGACGGGGTGGAAGCCGTGAAGGTTGCTGAAGGACTGATCCGTCAGGTCACTTCTTCCTGA
- a CDS encoding TlpA disulfide reductase family protein produces the protein MKKRLIVTLATLFLMSFMAASVFAANNPKAPDFTLQDMNGKSVSLNSFKGKNVLLYFTTTWCPYCKKEVPELKEMHKKYKGKLEIMAIDMNESKAKVSSYIEKYQIPYTTLLDSDGSVGIDYSVRGVPTKILIGKDGRVFCYMCRDLPNQIEELLRKK, from the coding sequence ATGAAAAAAAGGCTTATTGTAACTCTGGCAACCTTATTCCTGATGTCCTTCATGGCAGCATCCGTTTTTGCAGCCAATAATCCGAAAGCGCCTGATTTCACGCTTCAGGATATGAACGGAAAGAGTGTTTCACTGAACAGCTTCAAGGGTAAAAACGTGCTTCTTTATTTCACGACCACATGGTGCCCCTACTGCAAGAAGGAAGTACCCGAGCTGAAGGAAATGCACAAGAAATATAAGGGCAAGCTGGAAATAATGGCGATTGACATGAATGAGAGCAAGGCAAAGGTCTCATCCTACATAGAGAAATACCAGATACCTTATACGACCCTGCTTGATTCCGATGGCAGCGTCGGTATTGACTACAGCGTAAGGGGAGTACCCACAAAAATACTCATTGGAAAGGATGGCCGGGTATTCTGCTACATGTGCAGAGACCTGCCCAATCAGATCGAAGAGCTGCTCAGGAAGAAGTGA
- a CDS encoding cytochrome c biogenesis protein CcdA, with amino-acid sequence MIDGFINNIDIHLRSSMLMSYLAVYLGGFLVSLTPCVYPVIPITVAYVGGSGTGRGEAVIKTSVYILGMAITYTVLGAIAAFTGTFFGKIQSNPWTYFILANVFILFGLSMLGVYTFYIPGIKMTGTHGKKVGIIGGLFMGIVSGLVIGPCTAPVLGVVLGYVAARQNVVYGMSLLFVFAIGMGTILFFVGIFTGLMKSLPKPGNWMVWVQKIFGLVMLGIGEYFLFMAGRLSI; translated from the coding sequence ATGATTGATGGGTTTATAAATAATATAGATATTCATCTTCGCTCTTCAATGCTGATGTCATATCTGGCTGTCTACCTGGGAGGGTTTCTTGTAAGCCTTACGCCATGCGTTTACCCTGTAATACCCATAACCGTTGCATATGTAGGAGGCAGCGGCACAGGACGCGGCGAAGCAGTAATCAAGACATCAGTATATATACTCGGCATGGCGATCACATACACCGTGCTCGGCGCAATAGCGGCATTCACGGGAACCTTCTTCGGCAAGATACAGTCAAACCCATGGACATATTTTATACTGGCGAATGTTTTCATACTATTCGGGCTTTCCATGCTGGGCGTTTATACTTTTTACATACCCGGAATAAAGATGACAGGCACCCACGGCAAAAAGGTGGGCATCATCGGCGGGCTGTTCATGGGAATAGTCTCGGGGCTCGTGATAGGCCCGTGCACAGCGCCTGTTCTCGGAGTCGTTCTGGGTTATGTGGCGGCCAGGCAGAATGTCGTCTATGGCATGAGCCTCCTGTTCGTATTTGCAATCGGCATGGGGACAATACTGTTTTTTGTAGGCATTTTTACCGGGCTTATGAAAAGTCTTCCAAAACCCGGTAATTGGATGGTATGGGTACAGAAGATTTTCGGTCTGGTAATGCTCGGGATAGGTGAATATTTTCTGTTCATGGCAGGCAGGCTTTCAATATAA
- a CDS encoding thioredoxin family protein, whose product MSIKKAYVSIIVMLNEITDNNIDELSRNRLVVLFTSPWCSGCKKVEPFMEHLSLTYPEIVFGGMDISKNTKTPSKMGVLSLPTVIAFKDGTEFERIAGEPTKHEMERLLKDLA is encoded by the coding sequence TTGTCTATAAAGAAGGCTTATGTTAGTATAATTGTTATGCTCAATGAAATAACGGACAATAATATCGATGAACTCTCAAGGAACAGGCTGGTGGTCCTTTTTACTTCCCCGTGGTGTTCGGGCTGCAAGAAGGTGGAACCTTTCATGGAACACCTTTCTTTGACATATCCCGAAATTGTTTTCGGAGGAATGGACATAAGCAAAAACACAAAAACCCCGTCAAAAATGGGTGTGTTGAGCCTGCCTACGGTTATCGCATTCAAAGATGGGACCGAGTTTGAACGCATTGCAGGAGAGCCCACAAAACATGAAATGGAAAGGCTCCTGAAGGACCTGGCATGA
- a CDS encoding M20 family peptidase encodes MKTELRIALIIIILLVCGCSHAPKSIPVQKAEPVSINEDAAIGRLCSAIKFKTISYDDPSMIDYAPFDGYLAFIKSAFPLINKNLKLDMINGYSLLYTWQGSDPSLRPVVLMAHYDVVPVDENTLKDWKQPPFSGNFVDGIIWGRGTLDNKHSMVAIMESVETLLRAGLIPKRTIYLAFGHDEEIGGMNGAAKTVEFLKAKGVTPEFVIDEGGCVKTDGIAGVKTPIALIGISEKGSLNMLLEVDDKGGHSSMPPRHTALGKIARAITRLENYSFPESLSMLEKTIKPVAPKMPGLNRFVVTNTWLTGPLVKSMMSKSPDTAASIHTTIAATQASGSSKSNVLPTKATAVVNFRLFPGDTVAGVVEKVKKVIDDPEVKVTAMTPNFEASPVSSTSSAGFFAIVKTVRQTLDDKEETAITPYLMLGGSDAKHFSRISPDTYRFLPVYMDKKQLDMIHGTNESIEAKNYLRMIQFYSQLIKNVQ; translated from the coding sequence ATGAAGACAGAACTCAGGATAGCACTCATTATAATTATACTGCTTGTTTGCGGGTGTTCACATGCACCGAAAAGCATCCCGGTTCAAAAGGCCGAACCTGTATCCATAAATGAGGATGCAGCAATAGGAAGACTCTGCAGCGCAATAAAATTCAAGACAATTTCTTATGATGATCCGTCGATGATCGATTATGCACCCTTTGACGGATATCTGGCTTTTATCAAAAGCGCATTTCCGTTGATAAATAAAAATCTTAAACTCGATATGATCAACGGCTACAGCCTGCTTTATACATGGCAGGGGAGTGATCCTTCACTCAGGCCCGTAGTGCTCATGGCGCATTATGATGTCGTGCCCGTCGATGAAAACACGCTTAAAGACTGGAAGCAGCCACCGTTCAGCGGCAATTTTGTCGACGGCATTATATGGGGCCGCGGTACTCTCGATAACAAACACAGTATGGTTGCTATAATGGAATCCGTGGAAACGCTTCTTCGGGCCGGGTTGATTCCCAAAAGGACGATATACCTTGCTTTCGGCCATGACGAAGAAATCGGCGGCATGAACGGTGCGGCAAAGACTGTTGAATTCTTGAAGGCAAAGGGCGTCACACCGGAATTCGTGATAGATGAAGGGGGCTGCGTAAAGACCGACGGTATTGCAGGAGTAAAGACCCCGATTGCATTGATCGGCATCTCTGAAAAAGGCAGCCTTAATATGCTTCTTGAGGTAGATGACAAAGGCGGCCATTCCTCCATGCCTCCAAGGCATACAGCACTTGGCAAGATCGCCCGGGCCATCACCAGGCTTGAAAATTATTCATTTCCTGAAAGCCTCTCCATGCTTGAAAAGACAATAAAACCCGTTGCGCCGAAAATGCCCGGTCTGAACAGGTTCGTGGTTACAAACACATGGCTTACCGGACCTCTGGTAAAATCCATGATGTCAAAATCACCTGACACCGCCGCTTCGATCCATACGACCATAGCCGCGACACAGGCTTCGGGCAGCTCAAAATCTAACGTGCTTCCGACAAAAGCTACCGCAGTCGTAAACTTCAGACTTTTCCCCGGGGACACAGTGGCCGGAGTTGTAGAAAAAGTTAAGAAAGTGATTGACGACCCTGAAGTTAAGGTAACTGCAATGACGCCCAATTTCGAGGCATCTCCTGTTTCAAGCACATCTTCGGCAGGGTTCTTTGCGATTGTCAAGACCGTAAGGCAGACGCTTGATGACAAGGAAGAAACAGCCATCACGCCATATCTGATGCTGGGGGGCTCTGACGCCAAGCATTTCAGCAGAATTTCACCCGACACCTATCGGTTCCTTCCTGTTTATATGGATAAAAAACAGCTTGATATGATTCATGGTACAAACGAAAGCATTGAGGCAAAAAATTATCTGAGGATGATACAGTTCTATTCGCAGCTTATAAAGAATGTTCAGTGA